The Thiorhodovibrio litoralis genome includes a window with the following:
- a CDS encoding DUF429 domain-containing protein: protein MFFEGAPRRLRAGVTIPGVHAGDPKRLCVEAYPGILARQLIGRRPYKQDDPKKQSYAHKQARPALLTAVVDGAVRPAYGLEVTAPVSLADDPTGDTLDALLCAIQAAWAWTQREDGYGQPAAPTVIDPLEGWIADPHARD from the coding sequence ATGTTCTTCGAGGGCGCCCCGCGGCGGCTGCGTGCAGGCGTAACCATTCCTGGAGTCCATGCCGGCGACCCCAAGCGCCTCTGCGTCGAAGCCTACCCCGGCATACTCGCCCGTCAGCTGATTGGACGGCGGCCCTACAAGCAGGATGATCCCAAGAAGCAAAGCTATGCGCACAAGCAGGCGCGCCCCGCCTTGCTGACCGCCGTCGTGGACGGGGCCGTCAGACCCGCTTATGGTCTGGAGGTCACAGCACCCGTGAGTCTGGCCGATGATCCCACCGGAGATACCCTCGATGCCTTGCTCTGTGCCATCCAGGCTGCCTGGGCCTGGACGCAACGGGAGGATGGCTATGGTCAGCCGGCCGCGCCAACCGTCATCGACCCGCTCGAAGGCTGGATCGCCGATCCGCACGCGCGGGACTGA
- a CDS encoding DUF1648 domain-containing protein translates to MRLILFLSFLANLILAVISFALLPERVAIHFSLGGLADGWASRAASTALMLGVDTLLFLLFWFSPTLLRHTPMRWVNLPHRAYWLSPERREATVVRLSHRLWGFGTALFVFLLVVGLLTLQANLSNPVRLDESLFLIALGVFLVYVLGWTLRLWRDLRPPQ, encoded by the coding sequence ATGCGCCTGATTTTGTTCCTGAGCTTCTTGGCCAATCTGATCTTGGCCGTAATCTCGTTCGCGTTGCTACCCGAGCGGGTCGCCATCCATTTTTCCTTGGGCGGCCTCGCCGACGGTTGGGCTTCACGCGCGGCCAGCACCGCCCTGATGCTGGGAGTGGACACCCTCCTCTTCTTGCTGTTCTGGTTCTCCCCCACGCTACTCAGACACACACCGATGCGATGGGTGAATCTTCCCCACCGTGCCTACTGGTTGAGCCCGGAGCGGCGCGAGGCCACCGTTGTCCGCTTGAGTCACCGGCTCTGGGGTTTTGGAACAGCACTCTTTGTTTTTCTGCTGGTTGTCGGACTCTTGACTCTTCAGGCCAATCTCTCCAATCCCGTCCGACTTGATGAGTCATTGTTCTTGATCGCGCTCGGGGTCTTCTTGGTCTATGTGCTGGGCTGGACGCTGCGTCTCTGGCGCGATTTGCGACCGCCCCAATAA
- a CDS encoding DUF427 domain-containing protein produces the protein MAVVAGDLRIAATESAIRALETGSPPSFYLPPEAVDQSLLEPSDRRTLCEWKGEAEYFHIKGPKGLIRDALWRYPHAWDDAAVIAGYFSCYPARLDCFVGSERVRPQAGGYYGGWITDDVVGPFKGEPGTGHW, from the coding sequence GTGGCTGTTGTTGCCGGCGATCTGCGCATTGCTGCCACCGAATCCGCCATTCGCGCCCTGGAGACCGGCAGCCCACCGAGTTTCTACCTGCCGCCAGAAGCCGTCGATCAGTCGTTGCTGGAGCCCTCTGATCGCCGCACCCTGTGCGAATGGAAAGGCGAGGCTGAGTATTTTCACATCAAAGGCCCCAAGGGCCTGATCCGCGATGCGCTCTGGCGCTATCCGCATGCCTGGGATGACGCGGCCGTCATCGCCGGCTACTTTTCCTGCTATCCCGCGCGGCTTGACTGCTTTGTTGGCAGTGAACGCGTGCGACCACAGGCTGGCGGCTATTACGGCGGCTGGATCACCGACGATGTTGTGGGTCCATTCAAAGGCGAGCCAGGCACCGGGCATTGGTAA